A genomic segment from Vanacampus margaritifer isolate UIUO_Vmar chromosome 3, RoL_Vmar_1.0, whole genome shotgun sequence encodes:
- the ppil2 gene encoding RING-type E3 ubiquitin-protein ligase PPIL2 isoform X2: MGKRQHQKDKMYITCTEYTNFYGGKRAEIPPTNFRRLPFDHCSLSLQPFSYPMCTADGIVFDLLSIIPWIKKYGTNPISGEKLEAKSLVKLNFSKNNEGKFHCPVLYSVFTNNSHIVANKVTGNVFSHEAVEQLNIKTKTFKDLLTDEEFTRKDIITLQDPTNLDKFNVANFFHVKNDLKVLDPDEEKAKQDPSYHLKTTNLETRETLAELYKDYKGDQLLAATMKEPKAKKTDKLNTAHYSTGRVAASFTSTAMTPATTNEAEAIADDTVRYSYIKKKGYVRLHTNKGDLNVELHCDKIPKAGENFIGLCKKGYYDGTTFHRSIRNFMIQGGDPTGTGTGGESFWGKPFKDEFRPNLSHTGRGILSMANSGPNTNKSQFFITFRSCAYLDRKHTVFGRVVGGFEALTAMENVESDTKTDKPKSEIKIISATVFVDPYEEADAEIAAEREKEHQKKKEEEEQASATLRKAKEAQGPKAFKQGVGKYINPTAGKRPTTEEERGPSTSSGAAKKPKGTSTFGDFSSW; this comes from the exons ATGGGCAAGCGGCAGCACCAAAAGGATAAAAT GTACATTACGTGTACAGAGTACACAAACTTCTATGGAGGCAAGCGGGCAG AAATCCCGCCGACCAACTTCAGACGGCTTCCGTTCGACCACTGCAG cTTGTCCCTTCAGCCGTTTTCTTATCCCATGTGCACTGCGGATGGCATTGTCTTTGACCTGCT GAGCATTATTCCTTGGATCAAGAAGTATGGGACTAATCCCATATCTGGAGAG AAACTGGAGGCCAAGTCGCTTGTCAAGCTCAACTTTTCCAAGAACAATGAAG GCAAATTTCACTGTCCAGTTCTCTACTCTGTCTTTACAAACAATTCTCACATCGTCGCCAACAAGGTCACTGGCAATGTCTTCTCACATGAG GCAGTGGAGCAACTCAATATCAAGACTAAAACTTTCAAAGATCTGCTGACTGATGAAGAATTTACCAGAAAAGACATCATCACGCTTCAG GATCCAACAAACCTGGACAAATTCAACGTCGCCAATTTTTTCCATGTGAAAAACGACCTCAAAGTGCTGGATCCTG ATGAAGAGAAGGCCAAGCAGGACCCCTCATACCATCTGAAGACCACCAACCTGGAGACCCGGGAGACCCTGGCCGAGCTGTACAAGGACTACAAAGGGGACCAGCTGCTGGCAGCCACCATGAAGGAGCCCAAGGCCAAGAAGACAGACAAACTCAACACG gCTCACTACTCGACAGGCAGGGTGGCCGCATCCTTCACATCCACGGCCATGACGCCGGCCACCACCAACGAAGCAG agGCCATCGCAGACGACACCGTGCGCTACAGCTACATCAAGAAGAAAGGTTACGTTCGCCTGCACACCAACAAAGGAGACCTCAATGTTGAGTTACATTGTGACAAG ATTCCCAAAGCGGGTGAGAACTTCATCGGCTTGTGTAAAAAAGGCTACTATGACGGTACCACCTTCCACAGGTCCATTCGGAATTTTATG aTTCAAGGAGGCGACCCGACCGGCACTGGCACAG GTGGAGAATCCTTCTGGGGAAAACCTTTCAAGGACGAATTCCGACCCAACCTGTCCCACACGGGCCGGGGGATTCTCAGCATGGCCAACTCGGGTCCAAACACCAACAAGTCCCAGTT CTTCATCACATTCCGCTCCTGCGCCTACCTGGACAGGAAACACACCGTGTTTGGAAG GGTTGTCGGTGGGTTCGAAGCGTTGACAGCCATGGAGAATGTGGAGAGTGACACCAAAACAGACAAACCGAAG TCTGAGATCAAGATCATCAGCGCCACCGTGTTCGTGGACCCGTACGAGGAAGCCGACGCCGAG ATCGCGGCCGAGCGTGAGAAAGAGCatcagaagaagaaggaggaggaggagcaggctAGCGCCACCCTGAGGAAAGCCAAGGAAGCGCAGGGGCCCAAAGCCTTCAAGCAAGGCGTTGGCAAATACATCAACCCCACCGCAGG GAAACGTCcaaccacagaagaagaaagaggacCTTCAACGAGCAGCGGCGCCGCCAAGAAGCCGAAAGGAACGAGCACCTTTGGAGACTTTAGCTCTTGGTAG
- the ppil2 gene encoding RING-type E3 ubiquitin-protein ligase PPIL2 isoform X1 produces the protein MGKRQHQKDKMYITCTEYTNFYGGKRAEIPPTNFRRLPFDHCSLSLQPFSYPMCTADGIVFDLLSIIPWIKKYGTNPISGEKLEAKSLVKLNFSKNNEGKFHCPVLYSVFTNNSHIVANKVTGNVFSHEAVEQLNIKTKTFKDLLTDEEFTRKDIITLQDPTNLDKFNVANFFHVKNDLKVLDPDEEKAKQDPSYHLKTTNLETRETLAELYKDYKGDQLLAATMKEPKAKKTDKLNTAHYSTGRVAASFTSTAMTPATTNEAEAIADDTVRYSYIKKKGYVRLHTNKGDLNVELHCDKIPKAGENFIGLCKKGYYDGTTFHRSIRNFMIQGGDPTGTGTGGESFWGKPFKDEFRPNLSHTGRGILSMANSGPNTNKSQFFITFRSCAYLDRKHTVFGRVVGGFEALTAMENVESDTKTDKPKSEIKIISATVFVDPYEEADAEIAAEREKEHQKKKEEEEQASATLRKAKEAQGPKAFKQGVGKYINPTAGQAQQKRPTTEEERGPSTSSGAAKKPKGTSTFGDFSSW, from the exons ATGGGCAAGCGGCAGCACCAAAAGGATAAAAT GTACATTACGTGTACAGAGTACACAAACTTCTATGGAGGCAAGCGGGCAG AAATCCCGCCGACCAACTTCAGACGGCTTCCGTTCGACCACTGCAG cTTGTCCCTTCAGCCGTTTTCTTATCCCATGTGCACTGCGGATGGCATTGTCTTTGACCTGCT GAGCATTATTCCTTGGATCAAGAAGTATGGGACTAATCCCATATCTGGAGAG AAACTGGAGGCCAAGTCGCTTGTCAAGCTCAACTTTTCCAAGAACAATGAAG GCAAATTTCACTGTCCAGTTCTCTACTCTGTCTTTACAAACAATTCTCACATCGTCGCCAACAAGGTCACTGGCAATGTCTTCTCACATGAG GCAGTGGAGCAACTCAATATCAAGACTAAAACTTTCAAAGATCTGCTGACTGATGAAGAATTTACCAGAAAAGACATCATCACGCTTCAG GATCCAACAAACCTGGACAAATTCAACGTCGCCAATTTTTTCCATGTGAAAAACGACCTCAAAGTGCTGGATCCTG ATGAAGAGAAGGCCAAGCAGGACCCCTCATACCATCTGAAGACCACCAACCTGGAGACCCGGGAGACCCTGGCCGAGCTGTACAAGGACTACAAAGGGGACCAGCTGCTGGCAGCCACCATGAAGGAGCCCAAGGCCAAGAAGACAGACAAACTCAACACG gCTCACTACTCGACAGGCAGGGTGGCCGCATCCTTCACATCCACGGCCATGACGCCGGCCACCACCAACGAAGCAG agGCCATCGCAGACGACACCGTGCGCTACAGCTACATCAAGAAGAAAGGTTACGTTCGCCTGCACACCAACAAAGGAGACCTCAATGTTGAGTTACATTGTGACAAG ATTCCCAAAGCGGGTGAGAACTTCATCGGCTTGTGTAAAAAAGGCTACTATGACGGTACCACCTTCCACAGGTCCATTCGGAATTTTATG aTTCAAGGAGGCGACCCGACCGGCACTGGCACAG GTGGAGAATCCTTCTGGGGAAAACCTTTCAAGGACGAATTCCGACCCAACCTGTCCCACACGGGCCGGGGGATTCTCAGCATGGCCAACTCGGGTCCAAACACCAACAAGTCCCAGTT CTTCATCACATTCCGCTCCTGCGCCTACCTGGACAGGAAACACACCGTGTTTGGAAG GGTTGTCGGTGGGTTCGAAGCGTTGACAGCCATGGAGAATGTGGAGAGTGACACCAAAACAGACAAACCGAAG TCTGAGATCAAGATCATCAGCGCCACCGTGTTCGTGGACCCGTACGAGGAAGCCGACGCCGAG ATCGCGGCCGAGCGTGAGAAAGAGCatcagaagaagaaggaggaggaggagcaggctAGCGCCACCCTGAGGAAAGCCAAGGAAGCGCAGGGGCCCAAAGCCTTCAAGCAAGGCGTTGGCAAATACATCAACCCCACCGCAGGGCAAGCACAACA GAAACGTCcaaccacagaagaagaaagaggacCTTCAACGAGCAGCGGCGCCGCCAAGAAGCCGAAAGGAACGAGCACCTTTGGAGACTTTAGCTCTTGGTAG
- the ypel1 gene encoding protein yippee-like 1 has product MVKMTKSKTFQAYLPSCHRTYSCIHCRAHLANHDELISKSFQGSQGRAYLFNSVVNVGCGPAEERVLLTGLHAVADIYCENCKTTLGWKYEHAFESSQKYKEGKFIIELAHMIKDNGWE; this is encoded by the exons ATGGTCAAGATGACCAAGTCCAAGACCTTCCAGGCCTACCTGCCCAGCTGCCACCGCACGTACAGCTGCATACACTGCAGGGCGCACCTGGCCAACCACGACGAGCTCATCTCCAAG TCGTTTCAGGGCAGCCAAGGACGAGCGTATCTGTTCAACTCTGT GGTGAACGTGGGCTGCGGTCCGGCCGAGGAGCGGGTTCTCCTCACGGGTCTTCACGCCGTGGCCGACATCTACTGTGAAAACTGCAAAACTACGCTGGGCTGGAAATAC GAGCATGCCTTTGAGAGCAGTCAGAAGTACAAAGAGGGAAAGTTTATCATCGAGCTGGCTCACATGATCAAAGACAACGGATGGGAGTGA